A stretch of DNA from Cannabis sativa cultivar Pink pepper isolate KNU-18-1 chromosome X, ASM2916894v1, whole genome shotgun sequence:
TGGCGACAGGCTGTAATACCATTTCGAGTAAGCTCAGAAAATTGtaaaagtatttatttatttaatttaatttaattaattaattgaacgGCGAACAAATATTAACAGAAATCCAGCcacaaacaacaataaaaaagaaaattaaataaaaagggtttgattaattttaaaactaTCTGAAGCCCGAGTTGTCAGAAAGGGTCGTACTCACATACTCCCGTACTTCCCTCGCAATAACATCCCTCATCACATCCCAAAACCCCGCCGTGAAACTCTCTCTCCTCTCCTCGGGCATTACATCTCCGCCTCTACCCGGCGGAGCAAGAGTCAACGCGGTCGGTGGGTCATTTTCAACCGACATCGGTGAAGAGTGGCCGTTAACATTATTATCACTATTATTGTTGGTAATACTATTACTAGTGTTGCCAAATGGCAGCGATCCATTGGCCTCACCTCTGCTGAAACCGGTCCCACAAGACATAGTATTCTGATTACCCTCGTCCTCCATCTGATGTGCCTCCCGAGCCCTCCGCTTCAAAGTCGAGTTCCAGTGGTTTTTGACGGCGTTATCAGTCCGACCGGGAAGGAGTCGTGCAATGGTGGCCCAACGATTACCGTACTGGGCATGTGCTGCTAGTATGGTCTCGTCCTCAGCGGGAGAAAAGGGTCTGTGTTCAACACTCGGGCTGAGTTGGTTGCACCACCTGAGCCGGCACGACTTGCCTGACCTGCCCTTTATGTATCGACTTATCAAAGACCAGTTCCTGGCTCCGTACCGGTCCACGAGCCGTGTAAGAATCCGGTCCTCTTCGGTGCTCCATGGGCCTTTGATTCGCTCTGGTTTGTTCCCGTTTCTCGGTACCTTATTATTCCCTGAAGATTCCGAAGACGACGAGTCCGATGATGATGTTGTGGAAGATGTACACCTATTATAATTCATTGCTTCCATTTGCACGTGCAACAACTGGTCAATATATATGTCTATATAATTAATAGTCCAGATATTATCTAAATATTGGACCGATATGTGTATATACAGCTAGAGAGAACGAATGAGAGAAAAGAAAGAGTGAGCTTTGGTTTATATATAGCAGGTGTGaagtggagagagagagagagagaaggagagagGAAGGTGTGAAGTGGGGGACGCGGGAATAGGAATGGGTGCATGAACTTATTTGGTTTCCCAATGAGGTCTAGAGAGTTAaagtgaatattttttttttgcgtaTATATAGATTAGTGTTGTAATTAATGGGGGGAAGAGAAATGGGGGTACTTCCAGGAAACTGGGTTTTGTAAAGTGGTTGGGagtacttactgcaccatgtaCGGCTCATTGCGTAGATGCGCACAGCACAAtcttattcttaattcttttTATAATTTGGTGTCGCGGTTTGATTCTGCTTTGTTGTCTGGTTTTTATACCTATTTGACaattaaacttttcaaatgatataataaatatattattaagacACTACTAAAGATGTCTAATCGATAGGCTGTGCGTAATTTGTTACCATTTACCTGACATTTTTTAACATAATAATGACCAATGATCACCACGTCTTAGGTGACCCAACTTATAGACTTTGAAGATCGCGATTAAGTTTCATGTCTTGCTAGATGTGCTATCCTGTGACTTTAATTGAAACTTGAAATTAATTTGTAGCTAACACATATATGTAAAGTGTTAAGTTATTTATACGAGTTTGCTAATAGTAATATGATAAAAGTAGTGTCGAATAAATCTTATACCAGTTTCATATCTATTCAGTACTGTACATGCAGGTGATATTAATTTAACAACTTcacactattaaattattaatccTTGATCTCTTCTAATTAAAAGAGTAAGGATACTAGATATACGAGATGTTACCACTTTTTTATTAGATTATTAATTATACACATACAATATagacaataattaataaatgaattattttataaaataaaaattcacataacaaattaatattgtactGTACTATAGATCGAGTGTATTGATATATACATGTCACTTTAATATGGTAATATATATGCTTTCTCCTCTCACTACTTGATGTGCTACTCTTAATTAGGCATATATACATAGTTTGTCATATTCTGTGGAAGAATATAAACAAGATGCCGGGAGCAAAGGGATGTATACTAATAGGAATTAAACAAATGAAGTATGTCTGAGAAGAAAATAGTAATTAgatcaaaattaagataatgaTAAACTTTTGTCCTAATCGGATATTATCACAATATATGAGAGGTTTAAGGCTAAAAACagagagaaagaagagaatAATTTCTTATTATTCTCGAGCTGAAGTTACATACCTATATATAGGCTTTAGTACAATGACATTATGTAATTGATTTAAGCAACTTGGCAAGAAGTAAGTAACAGAAAAATAAAGATTCCAAGAGAGTTGGAAATAATTAACTAATCCTATTCTAACagcccccctcaagatggagtgTAGATATTTATTACACCCATCTAGAAATGTCAATGGggcgggtcggatctgatccgactaTGCTCCGACCTGATCCAGATCATGTACGGATctgccccgccccgccccgctGGATCAGATACTCggatcggatcagatccgactcGCCTTATACGGATCGCATCAAATCCGAGCcgactttttttttaaagaattttaatattaacttataattttatatccattttaattttatatcaatgggtccgggtcctggctCTGGGTCTGGATTTGGgtacgggtctgggtctaggtccaggtctgggtccggggtcctgggttcgagtcttgggtccgggtccgagtctgggttcaggtccgggtcccaggtccgggttcgggtcagagttctgGGTCCGGGATCGGGTCCCGGCTCTGAGTCCTGGGCAGGTTCGGGTCccaggtccgggtttgggtgaGGGTCCGGTCCGGGTCCCGGGTCCCGGGTCCGTGgtcctgggtccgggtctgggttcgggtccaggtccatgtCCGGGTCTGcgtttgggtcttgggtcctggGTCCGCACGGTCCGAGTCCCGGGTACGGGGCCGGTCCGAGTCCCGCCGAGTGCGGGTCCGGTCCGAGTCCCGgccaggtctgggtccgggtccgagtccaggtcacAAGGGATTTGAGTCttgaattaagttttttttaaaataaattgaaatccggtcggatcagatccgatcgAGAAAAGAATTAGGCGGGGTGGAGTGGATCTGATCCAAGATCCAATAAGTATCTGAATGTTTTGGATCAGAGGTGATCCGTCGGGTCGGAGCTCCAACCCGCTCCAACTAAATGGATCTTTTTGACATGCCTACACCCATCTTGGAGACAATACTAGAAAAGGGAGTTGGTAATAGAGGCTTGGTAAAAATGTCTGCCAAGTTTTGTTGAGAAGAGACATGGAGGAGTTGAATGGAGccttgctgaattttttctcgAATGAAGTGGCAATCTTTTTCAACATGCTTCGTACGTTCATGATACACTGGGTTTTCACTGATGTGTATTGCAGCGGTGTTGTCGCAGTACAAATTGGCAGGTTGTTTGTGAGAGACGCCAAAGTCTTTGAGGAGAGCAAGGAGCCATGTCAATTCTGAAGTAGCATTAGCCATTGCAGGATATTCAGCTTCAGTCGAGGAGCGAGAAACCACttgctattttttttacttCCAGGATATGAGAGATTTCCCCAAAAAAATGTAGTAGCCGAAAATGGAGCGTCAAGTATCTTGGCAGCTGCCCCAATCTGCATCGGCAAAGAAGGAAACTTGGACATTGTCGCGTGATAAGCTAGTTTCAGTGTAAGCTTGCAGTTGGGGTGCTGTATCAGATGAGAAAAAAAGACCTTGACCAGGGGTTTGTTTGAGGTATTGCAGAATTCGATTTGTGGCCTGGATATGGGGGACCCGAGGACATGAAAGGAATTGGTTGAGATGATTAACATCGTAAGTAATGTCCGGTCGGGTGATGGTAAGGTAGATTAGTTTGCCTATTAAGCTTCGATAAACTGAGGGATCGGGGAGGAGTTTGCCTTTGTCTTTGCTCAGTTTAAGATTGAGTTCCATAGGTGTAGAGGCTGGTTTAACTCCTAGATAACAAGTATCTTTGAGGGGTTGAAGGGTAAAGGGCCTTTGTGAAACCGAGATACCTTTGGAAGTTCTACCAACTTCAAGTCCATGGAAAAAATGAAGTTTGCCTAAGTCTTTTAACTTGATCTTGGCATCAAGATGTTGAGTAAATTGTGATATGGCCACAGTATTGTTGCTGGCTATAAtcatatcatcaacatagatGATGATAGCCATGAAGGTAGAATTTGTTTTCTTGATAAACAAAGAATTGTCGGACAAGGATTGAGTAAAGCCATCCTCTAGCAATGTTGAACTTAGTTTGGCATACCATTGATGGGATGCTTGTTTTAAGCCATAAATgcttttatttaatttgcaaactgtATTGAGTGGGGCATTATAACCAGGAGGAATTTTCATGTAAACTTCCTCATGGACATCCCCATGTAGAAATGCATTATTGACATCAACATAATGGATTACCCAATTGTTGATGGCGGCTAATGCCAGAAAAACTTTTAGAGTGTTGAATTTTGCAACCGGGGCATAGGTTTGTGAGTAATCAACACCTGGTTTTTGACTATAGCCTTTAGTGATAAGTCGAGCTTTGAACCTTACTACTTCACCAGCTTGATTGTATTTGTGTTTATACACCCATTTGCAACCAATCGGTTTGTGTCCAGGAGGTAGTTTGGTAATGatccaagttttatttttatctaaAGCTTGAGTTTCATTGTTCATTGCTTCAAGCCAATGTCTAAATTGGGAAGCCTCAGCATAATTTTGAGGCTGATCGGTTTGTGTGTAGGCTGCAAGAACAACAGCCCAAAATGTTGGATGAAGCTTAATGTAGAACAAGAATTGGTTAATAGGGTGATTAGTGGAAGCCACATGACAAACATAAATTTTTAGATGAGCGAGTTTGACAATAGGTCTACCTGTTTTGGTGGTTTGTATGTCATGGCGGGAAGAAGTGCCAGGTATGGTTGTTGTTGAATCAACAACAATTTGCTAATCTTGGGATGATTTGGCTGCCGGTGTAGCTGATGCAGGTGCAGCAGACTGTTGGGGAGATGAACCTGGTGCATGTGCGACTGGTGTAGCAGTAATATGTTGCTATTGGGAGGTTGTGGCATGGGGTACTGTTGCTGGTGCAACAGGTTTTTGACAAGGAAGAATTGTTTGAGAAAAACAATGATCAATCTCAGTTGAAGAAATGGTAGAAAAGTATGGAAAAATGTCCTCATGAAATATAACATCTCTAGATGTGTATATTTGGTGAGATTCAATGTCAAGTAGAACATAGGCTTTCATCCCGGATGGATAACCAATAAAAATAGAGGCACGACTCCTTGGTGAAAATTTGTGCCGTTTAGAGTTTAAAGTTGAACCATAAGCTAAACACCCGAAGGATCTAAGATGATCATAAGTAGGGAGTTTATTGTGTAATAATTCAAAAGATGTACTGCTTTTTAATAAAGCAGAAGGCGTATGGTTCATTAAATAGGTAGCCCCAGCAATTAAATGAGGCCAATAGACCAGTGGGAGATGAGATTGGAATTCTAAGGCACAGGCAACATTTAGAATGTGCTGGTGTTTCCTTTCAACACCAGAGTTTTGTTGAGGTCTCTCAACACATGAATGGTATTGTATTACACCTTTGGATGCATAAAAGGATGAAAGGTTTAGTTCTTTGGCGTTATCAGAACGGACAACCTTGATATTTTGGGCCAACTGAGTGGAAATGATTGTAAAAAAATCTAGAATGATTTTCTGTACTTCAGATTTCGTTTTCAGCATATATGTCCATGTATATCGAGATTTATCATCAACAATAGTTAAGAAGTGTCTATAACCTTCAGTACTTATTATTGGAAAAGGACCCCAAATATCCATGTGAACTAAGTCAAATATATGAGATGTAAAGTTGTTATTGGATACAAAAGGGAGTTTCTTTTGTTTTGCAATATGGCATACATGACAATGAGTATTGTGAACAATGGAAGAaccaatttttttattgaatatgttTGAAATGTACAAAGATGGATGACCAAGGCGATTATGCCATTGGTCTacatttgttttattaaaaGCTAAACTAGTAGCTACTATGGGAGTGTCTTGATGTATGATGTACAGCTTCCCTTGGCGTTTAGCTGTCCCAATCACCACACTCCGAGAAGGATCCTGTATAACACAATTTTTAGTGTTAATGAAAATGTAGTAAGGTATTTGATCAGCCAAGGCAGTAACGGATAATAGGTTGATATGAAAATCTGGTATGTAGAGAACATTATCAAGAGTAAGGTATTTATTTATACTCACAGTCCCAATGTTGGATACAACAATTTTGTGTCCATTGGGCAAAATGACATTTTTTTGGAAAGGAAGAGTCTTTAAAAGATGTAAACCAAGAGAAATTAGAGCACATATTGTGAGTAGCACCACTATCAAGAACCCATTGAAAAGAGGAATTGGAAAAAAGATTACTAGCTTGGTTAGATGCTGCATTGTTCATGGCAGGATCAGCCCGAGGAATGGACTGATTAAGTTGCTGGCTGAGCAATGAAATGAGTTGTTGGCACAGTGAAGTGAGATCAGTAGCAAGAATGAGAGTAGTGTGTGATCGGTTGGGTTGCTTGTAGAGGCTTGATTGACCTGAGCCTTACCTTTGTCATTGCGTTTCTTGTCTCCATAACCTGGTGGGAAGCCGTGTTGGAAGAAACACTTGTCGACTAAGTGACCGGGCTTGCCACAATGAGAACAAGATGGTCTAGGTTTTTTGTTTCTTGGAGGGTTATTGGATGATGGACGAACAGAGGAGGTCAGGGGAGGATTTTCAAAAGAACCAAGTGTGCGTTGACGTTCTTCTTGAACAATCATAGCAAAGACCCGAGAAAGGTTTGGTATAGGTTCATTGAGGAGTATTTGGGCACGAACTGAAGCATAAGATTCATTGAGCCCAGTAAGAAATTGAAGAACTTGATTTTGATTataaaaatcaagaaaaacctTCATAGCACCACAAGTGCAAGTTGTATTCGGCTGAAACTCTTTCAGCTCATCCCATTGAGATTTCAATTTTGTGAAGTAGGAGGTGACGAAATGATCACCTTGTTGCAACCGAGTGAGTTGCGTTTGAAGTTGAAAGATTCGAGGAGCATTACCCTCATTGAATCTTTCAGCTAAATCATGCCACATATCAGTAGCTAGGTCAAAGTACATTATACTTTGGGTGATTTTAGCAGAGATGGAATTCACAAGCTAAGACATGACCATATTTTTACAACGAAGCCAAGAAGGGAGAAGAGAGTTACAAGATTCAGGCTTTGGGAGAGAGCCATCAATAAAAGCTGTTTTGTTCTTCACTGCCAGAGCCATGGTGATTCCCCTTTTCCATGACCGATAATTGATTCCAGTGAGTACGGTTGATACCAGAACAAGACCTGGATGGTCACCGGAGCTGAGGAAGAAGGGGCTAGAGGCATCTTCATTGGCATGACGATTGAGAAGAGAGTGAGATCGCCTTTGATGAATCTGGTGATCTTTGGTTCTTGGAGACTGATCTTCATGAACATCAGTAGGGTTCTGAGATCATGTCCTGTTGGCTGTGCGTCGAGATGCCGCCATTGGAGCTATTGTAGGAGCAAAAGTGACATCAGTTGGAGGATCTGATGTAGTATTCTCAGGAGGATGAGGAAGAATTCCATCTTGAGATCTTGTGGAAGGCCTTGCCATGGAATTGGGTAGGGTAACTTCTGATACCATATGACAGGTTTAAGGCTAAAAACagagagaaagaagagaatAATTTCTTATTATTCTCGAGCTAAAATTACAGACCTATATATAGGCTTTATTACAATGGCATTATGTAACTGATTTAGGCAACTTGGCAAGAAGTAAGTAACAGAAAAATAAAGATTCCAAGACAGTTGGAAATAACTAACTAATCCTATTCTAACACAATATATATGAAAGGATTTTGGATTTACTTATATTCTTTTTATAgtaattgattatttaatttccatgctcctttaatattttattaactcAAAAATTATTCGATAATGCTTCAATAgaagtattaaaaataattttatgtagagttatttttttgtaatatgtgttattattttattttatgtctattaaatattattttcttatttattttttacatataattatttgttaaaaatattattattttcttttaaaaaaactatcattcacttctctttttttctcCTCTTCTTTCTCTCTAAAAGTTCTTAAAAATTGTTTATCAAAAAACATAAACTATAACCAAAACTAAaaactttgattatttttttaaaagaaaaataaaggttGAGATTCGAAAATTCTCTAATGGCGAAGTTAGAAAAGAATGCAAATATTTTTTGTACAACATATCTCTCTTCTCAAATCAtatccataatttttttttttttttgtgaatataagtatttttaccaaataattataaaacaattaaataaggaaataaaattaaatatgaacATAAAATGAAACAATGAcacctattaaaaaaaataactttacaTAAAGTCACTTTCAATACCTCTATTAAAGCATATAGTCtaaaatgctaaagggcaccagtggtgcctagcaccctcctatgtgtcaatatcgctattggtccaactaagtattgggtcccatataatttaatataatagcttttaaggagtatcgctagccaatcgcaacgcgacatgtcgcaaaggtgctaggcaccactggtgcctaatagcaatactctatgaaatattatttatggatgtccaaATTACCATATTAATTATCACCATTAATGCTTGATTGTATTAtcctttattacatattaatttagttttcCATTCCTTTAGTCAATACTTTTGTAAAAATAGAGGTTCACCCCATAAGAATAAACAACTGAGAagttctcattcactttctctttatctcttcatcatcatcatcttcttcttctttttttcttcttatctattttatattattctatattattttataacacgttatcagcatgagtctctgtccaagcttcaagcatgagtatCTGCCCaagccccaatgtaagtattttgttaaagttcttgaattatttcaaggtcacgatacactaactatatatttatgtatatactcATCtaactgaaacaatttcaagaattttttttctttttctttttatctagatattatatatatgtatgtatatgtttttatatgtttattattgattttatatatatatatattatgttcttatcatttataatatttacaatatatgtgtatCTATGATataatagagaaaatctatataaaatatacatatatcctgaagattatgtattatcgataaaatattgcatatatcctgaagattatgcgtcctcaataaaatattgcatatatcctgaagattatacatcgtcaataaaatcttgc
This window harbors:
- the LOC115695960 gene encoding transcription factor MYB77 — its product is MEAMNYNRCTSSTTSSSDSSSSESSGNNKVPRNGNKPERIKGPWSTEEDRILTRLVDRYGARNWSLISRYIKGRSGKSCRLRWCNQLSPSVEHRPFSPAEDETILAAHAQYGNRWATIARLLPGRTDNAVKNHWNSTLKRRAREAHQMEDEGNQNTMSCGTGFSRGEANGSLPFGNTSNSITNNNSDNNVNGHSSPMSVENDPPTALTLAPPGRGGDVMPEERRESFTAGFWDVMRDVIAREVREYVSTTLSDNSGFR